In Geminocystis sp. NIES-3709, a single genomic region encodes these proteins:
- a CDS encoding EAL domain-containing protein has translation MDQFITWLVIITSIILINFWLIKYIYNLKQKNLNLTIEKDEYKYHLFSLREKEKELSNQNLYNLVILKAKDIIINTLDIDNIYNQIIELINDTLNINLSYLLKFEKNKQYFVIQSSKGWNLENKTDYKINLFDHNFIEIFNTKKLFIIDDIEDLKRKLEHIDYDNKKAIKSAIHFNIIDPITKEKIAILGLYIEENNKFNNPEIEFVQNIITVIQQGIKNISQSDKLTLLERAINNSTNGIVISEAKEGNPIIYTNLGFEKITGYSGSEAFGKNCKFLQGENTNQEEVNKLRQAIISQDQTKAILCNYRKNGEQFWNEVYLSPVYNHYGKVTHFIGIQNDITEKYNIEQSLLKKTRELELFNRQLHSINNLNNINYDTIDNPLNYYLENITNILNIDISIISEYFGEKHRIIALYNYLSNDNLFIQENHLINVLAHEVLIDEKTIIYDRNLDTNSLLNLLIPEELNITLYLGTPIWIDNQFYGVLHLFRFDNSKSESPIQDTLIESITQAIERIILREETELEKQQINIALKESQERLNDILFSLEDVIWSIHPQTLQLTYINPAAEFLFNSPLSNFFQKRAYWLELVHPKQQQKIKEIYSNLFNISLLGDNLESHDIEYKILLKNGEEKYIRDRAHVVYDDKGKVIRIDGIITDITNKTKIQKALEKSEEEFRLIFELAPIGMMITDLEGKIIQVNQSLSELLQYPLSDIINQKESRICHPDDREKCSLFKQKIITEYLDQDTQERRFLAHNSSVVHTIVNASALRNNRGEIIQFIQQIIDISELKIMEEQIFYDAFHDKLTGLPNRFLLMDRLKQFLNRNNKNYNSVCAILLIDVDNFKKINDSLGHKIGDELLVLITDKIADCVRENDTVARISGDEFVVFLPDINSEKDSYEIAGKILTACKFNIALHGNTVFSSVSIGITLSSFGYKKSEEMIRDADLAMYQAKESGRNCYRIFNPTMHTDLVKRLSLESALRKALDKEELELFYQPIINLKTGIIAGFEALIRWNSATHGLISPVEFIPIAEETGLIISLGNWILDTAAKEIKKWENKYPELKLFTAVNVSSKQLLNPNFLIELDEILATTKVNPYLLKIEITETILMNNYDHAKDILTKIQERNLKISLDDFGTGYSSLSYLHRLPFNTLKIDRAFIQPLIHPQQKNPIVEAIVTLAHNLSLDVVAEGIETKIQEQILRKINCNYGQGYLYSKPINARNAGEFIDQELEKLKRIINS, from the coding sequence ATGGATCAATTTATTACATGGCTAGTTATTATTACATCAATTATTTTAATTAATTTTTGGTTAATAAAATATATTTATAATTTAAAACAAAAAAACTTAAATTTAACGATCGAAAAAGATGAATATAAATATCATTTATTTAGTTTAAGAGAAAAAGAAAAAGAACTATCTAATCAAAATTTGTATAATTTAGTAATTCTTAAAGCTAAAGATATAATAATAAATACTCTTGATATAGATAATATTTATAATCAAATTATAGAATTAATTAATGATACTTTAAATATTAATTTAAGCTATTTATTAAAATTTGAAAAAAATAAGCAATATTTCGTCATTCAAAGTAGTAAAGGATGGAATTTAGAAAATAAAACTGATTATAAAATAAATCTTTTTGACCATAATTTTATAGAAATTTTTAATACAAAAAAATTATTTATTATTGATGATATTGAAGACTTAAAAAGAAAATTAGAACATATTGATTATGATAATAAAAAAGCAATAAAATCAGCTATTCATTTCAATATTATTGATCCTATTACTAAAGAAAAAATAGCCATATTAGGATTATATATAGAAGAGAATAATAAATTTAATAATCCAGAAATTGAATTTGTCCAAAATATAATTACAGTTATTCAACAAGGAATTAAAAACATATCTCAATCAGATAAATTAACGTTACTTGAAAGAGCGATTAATAATAGTACAAATGGCATTGTTATCAGTGAGGCAAAAGAAGGAAATCCGATCATTTATACCAATTTAGGATTTGAAAAAATAACTGGTTATTCTGGAAGTGAAGCATTTGGCAAAAATTGTAAATTTTTACAGGGAGAAAATACTAATCAAGAAGAGGTAAATAAACTCAGACAAGCTATAATTAGTCAAGATCAAACTAAAGCTATTCTTTGCAATTATCGAAAAAATGGAGAGCAATTTTGGAATGAGGTTTATCTTTCTCCTGTTTATAATCATTATGGAAAAGTAACTCATTTTATTGGGATTCAAAATGATATTACTGAAAAATATAATATTGAACAAAGTCTATTGAAAAAAACCCGAGAATTAGAACTTTTTAATCGGCAATTACATTCTATTAATAATCTTAATAATATTAATTATGATACGATCGATAATCCTCTGAACTATTATTTAGAAAATATAACAAATATTTTGAATATAGATATATCAATTATTTCTGAGTATTTTGGAGAAAAACACAGAATTATTGCTCTATATAATTATTTATCTAATGATAATTTATTCATTCAAGAAAATCATTTAATTAACGTTTTAGCTCATGAAGTATTAATAGATGAAAAAACTATAATTTACGATCGTAATCTGGATACAAACTCTTTATTAAATTTATTAATACCAGAAGAATTAAATATTACTTTATATTTAGGAACACCGATATGGATTGATAATCAATTTTATGGAGTACTTCATCTTTTTAGATTTGATAATAGTAAATCAGAATCTCCAATTCAAGATACCTTAATTGAATCTATTACTCAAGCTATAGAAAGAATTATTTTAAGAGAAGAAACAGAATTAGAAAAACAACAAATTAATATTGCTTTAAAAGAAAGTCAAGAGAGATTAAATGATATACTTTTTTCCTTAGAAGATGTAATCTGGTCAATTCATCCTCAAACTTTACAATTAACATATATCAATCCTGCTGCAGAATTTTTATTTAATTCTCCCCTGTCTAATTTTTTTCAAAAACGTGCTTATTGGCTAGAGTTAGTACATCCAAAACAACAACAAAAAATTAAAGAAATTTACTCTAATTTATTTAATATTTCCCTATTAGGTGATAATCTCGAATCTCATGATATAGAATATAAAATTTTATTGAAAAATGGAGAGGAAAAATATATTAGAGATCGAGCTCATGTGGTTTATGATGATAAGGGAAAAGTGATAAGAATTGATGGTATCATTACTGATATTACCAATAAAACAAAAATTCAAAAAGCTTTAGAAAAAAGTGAAGAAGAATTTAGACTTATCTTTGAACTTGCTCCTATTGGTATGATGATTACTGATTTAGAAGGCAAAATTATTCAAGTTAATCAATCTCTTTCTGAATTGTTACAATATCCTCTTTCCGATATTATTAATCAAAAAGAAAGTCGTATTTGCCACCCAGATGATCGAGAAAAATGCTCATTATTTAAACAAAAAATAATTACAGAATATTTAGATCAAGATACTCAAGAAAGAAGATTTTTAGCTCATAATAGTTCAGTTGTTCATACTATTGTTAATGCTAGCGCTTTAAGAAATAATCGAGGAGAAATCATCCAATTTATTCAACAAATCATCGATATTTCTGAGCTAAAAATTATGGAGGAACAAATATTTTATGATGCTTTTCATGATAAATTAACAGGATTACCTAATCGTTTTTTATTGATGGATCGATTAAAACAGTTTTTAAATAGAAATAATAAAAACTATAATAGTGTTTGTGCTATTTTGTTAATTGATGTTGACAATTTTAAGAAAATTAATGATAGTTTAGGGCATAAAATAGGTGATGAATTATTAGTTTTAATTACAGATAAAATAGCTGATTGTGTTAGAGAAAATGATACCGTCGCTCGTATTAGTGGTGATGAATTTGTGGTGTTTTTACCTGATATAAATTCTGAAAAAGATAGTTATGAAATCGCTGGAAAAATTTTAACGGCTTGTAAATTTAATATAGCACTTCATGGAAATACAGTTTTTTCTTCGGTAAGTATAGGTATTACATTAAGTTCTTTTGGTTATAAAAAATCAGAGGAAATGATTAGAGATGCAGATTTAGCTATGTATCAAGCCAAAGAAAGTGGACGCAATTGTTATCGAATATTTAATCCAACAATGCACACAGATTTAGTGAAAAGATTAAGTTTAGAATCTGCGTTAAGAAAAGCCTTAGATAAAGAAGAATTAGAACTTTTTTATCAACCAATTATAAACCTAAAAACAGGAATTATTGCGGGATTTGAAGCCTTAATTCGTTGGAATAGTGCCACTCATGGATTAATTTCCCCTGTAGAATTTATTCCCATAGCAGAAGAAACAGGATTAATTATTTCTCTGGGAAATTGGATTTTAGACACGGCTGCTAAAGAAATCAAAAAATGGGAAAATAAATATCCAGAATTAAAATTATTCACTGCTGTTAACGTCTCTAGTAAACAATTACTTAATCCTAATTTTTTAATAGAATTAGATGAGATTTTAGCCACAACTAAAGTTAATCCTTACCTTTTAAAAATTGAAATTACAGAAACAATTTTAATGAATAATTATGATCATGCTAAAGATATTCTTACTAAAATTCAAGAACGTAATTTAAAGATTTCTTTAGATGATTTTGGCACAGGATATTCTTCTCTCAGCTATCTTCACCGTTTACCTTTTAATACTTTAAAAATCGATCGAGCTTTTATTCAACCTTTAATTCATCCTCAGCAAAAAAATCCCATCGTAGAAGCAATTGTTACCTTAGCACATAATTTATCTTTAGACGTAGTTGCGGAAGGAATTGAAACAAAAATTCAAGAACAAATATTGCGAAAAATTAACTGTAATTATGGACAAGGATATTTATATTCAAAACCTATTAATGCCCGAAATGCAGGAGAATTTATTGATCAAGAATTAGAAAAACTAAAAAGAATAATTAACTCCTAA
- a CDS encoding LysE family translocator: MTFSTTFTLFVTIVVLAFIPSISVLAVSLRSVTYGFTHGIFTTAGIVFGDIIFILLAIYGLSFLWESMGNLFILIKFLGGGYLIWLGISLWKSKPTTIYFEENKKSSFLSSFLIGFFISLGDFKAIFFYLSFLPAFVDLSTISIIDTAIIILTATLGVGSAKLSYALIGNKTSYILKRSNLIKKINMVAGIGIIGIGLFLVLKT, translated from the coding sequence ATGACTTTTAGTACAACTTTTACTCTATTTGTAACGATCGTTGTTCTCGCTTTTATTCCCAGTATAAGTGTATTAGCTGTGTCTTTAAGATCCGTTACCTATGGATTTACTCATGGTATTTTTACCACTGCTGGAATAGTATTTGGGGACATTATTTTTATTTTATTAGCTATTTATGGTTTATCTTTCCTATGGGAAAGTATGGGTAATTTATTTATTTTGATCAAGTTTTTAGGCGGCGGTTATCTTATTTGGTTAGGAATTAGTTTATGGAAGTCAAAACCAACAACAATTTATTTTGAAGAAAATAAAAAGTCTTCTTTTCTTTCCAGTTTTTTAATAGGATTTTTTATTAGTTTAGGAGATTTTAAAGCAATCTTTTTCTATTTGAGTTTTCTTCCTGCTTTTGTTGATTTATCTACCATCTCAATAATCGATACAGCTATAATTATCTTGACTGCTACCCTAGGAGTTGGGAGTGCAAAATTAAGTTATGCTTTAATTGGAAATAAAACAAGTTACATATTAAAAAGATCTAATCTTATAAAGAAAATAAACATGGTAGCAGGTATAGGAATAATCGGAATTGGTTTATTTTTAGTATTAAAAACTTAA
- the argC gene encoding N-acetyl-gamma-glutamyl-phosphate reductase has product MGESQKISVGIVGASGYGGVQLVKILLEHPQVDIVYLGGDSSAGKEYGDLYPHLQHRVKTKIEAIELDTITSRCDVVFLGLPNGLACDIAPSLIEKGCKVLDLSADYRFKDLDTYTAWYKTERKDHQMASQAVYGLPELYREQIKNSSLIGCPGCYPTASLLALAPLLKQGLVLPETIIIDAKSGTSGGGRQGKINLLLAEADNSLGAYGVGKHRHTPEIEQICSDLARSEVKVQFTPHLIPMPRGILATVYGTLRDPGLVTEDLITIYSAFYRSSNFVKVLGNGIYPQTKWACGTNLNYIGIEVDTRTGRVIVMSAIDNLIKGQAGQAVQCLNLMMGWAEDLGLPTLTFYP; this is encoded by the coding sequence ATGGGTGAATCTCAAAAAATATCTGTTGGTATTGTAGGAGCTTCGGGCTACGGTGGTGTACAATTAGTTAAAATTTTATTGGAACATCCTCAAGTTGATATTGTTTATCTTGGCGGTGATAGTAGTGCTGGAAAAGAATATGGAGATTTGTACCCTCATTTACAACACCGAGTTAAAACAAAAATTGAAGCCATTGAGCTAGATACGATCACATCTCGTTGTGATGTGGTATTCTTAGGACTACCAAACGGACTAGCTTGTGATATAGCACCTTCATTGATAGAAAAAGGATGTAAAGTATTAGATTTATCTGCCGACTATCGTTTTAAAGATTTAGATACTTATACTGCATGGTACAAAACAGAAAGAAAAGATCATCAAATGGCAAGTCAAGCAGTGTATGGTTTGCCAGAATTATATCGAGAACAAATAAAAAACAGTAGCTTAATCGGTTGTCCAGGATGTTACCCCACGGCTAGTTTATTAGCTTTAGCACCACTGTTAAAACAAGGTTTAGTCTTACCTGAAACCATTATTATTGATGCAAAATCTGGTACTTCTGGAGGTGGCAGACAAGGAAAAATAAATTTACTCTTAGCAGAAGCTGATAATTCATTGGGTGCTTACGGAGTTGGTAAACATCGACATACCCCAGAAATTGAGCAAATTTGTTCAGATTTAGCCCGAAGTGAAGTAAAAGTGCAATTTACACCCCATTTAATTCCCATGCCTAGAGGAATTTTAGCAACTGTTTATGGTACTTTAAGAGATCCAGGATTAGTTACAGAAGATTTAATTACTATTTATAGTGCTTTTTATCGATCGTCTAACTTTGTTAAAGTATTGGGTAATGGCATTTATCCTCAAACAAAATGGGCTTGTGGCACTAATTTGAATTACATTGGTATTGAAGTAGATACTCGTACTGGAAGGGTAATTGTTATGTCAGCGATCGATAACTTAATTAAAGGACAAGCAGGACAAGCAGTTCAGTGCTTAAACTTAATGATGGGATGGGCTGAAGATTTAGGATTGCCGACTTTAACTTTCTATCCATAG
- a CDS encoding phosphoketolase, with protein sequence MIHSVQQSVTTTLSEDELQKIHGYWRACNYLAVGMIYLQDNPLLKESLNPKHVKNRLLGHWGSSPGLSFVYVHLNRLINKYDLNMIYLAGPGHGAPGILGPIYLEGTYSEIYPDKSLDEEGMRKFFKQFSFPGHIGSHVTPETPGSIHEGGELGYSLSHGYGSILDNPDLISVVMVGDGESETGPLATSWHSNKFINPIRDGAVLPILHLNGYKIANPTILSRISHEELEALFVGYGYEPHFVEGDDPMEMHQKMAFTLEKCINKIKAIQIEARSSGTPKRPRWPMIVFRSPKGWTGPKYVDGKKMEGFWRSHQVPMGEMHSNADHLKLLEEWMKSYKPEELFDKHGRLMPELQELAPKGDRRMSANPITNGGLLRKDLNLPDFRDPIYAVEIPAPGAVEVENTKIMGIFLRDVMRNNMHSFRIFGPDETASNRLNPVYEVSKKVWMADYLPEDEDGGELSPDGRVMEMLSEHTLEGWLETYLLTGRHGLFHTYEAFAHVIDSMFNQHAKWLDICKNHVPWRAPVSSLNILLSSTVWRQDHNGFSHQDPGFVDLVTNKSADVTRVYFPPDANCLLSVIDHCLRSKDYVNVIVADKQKHLQYLTIDEAVKHCTKGIGIWEWASNDDMNGIPDEPDVIMASCGDVPTKESLAATQILRLEYPDLKVRFINVVDIFKLQEDTEHPHGLSRRDFSTLFTEDKPIIFNFHGYPWLIHKLAYRHISRDRLHVRGYKEEGNINTPLELAIKNQIDRFNLVIDVIDRVPKLGSRAAYLKERMKNEIIDNLNYAHTHGIDKPEMNNWKWQG encoded by the coding sequence ATGATTCATTCTGTACAACAATCCGTAACCACTACTTTAAGCGAAGATGAGCTACAAAAAATACATGGTTATTGGCGTGCTTGTAACTATCTAGCAGTAGGGATGATTTATCTGCAAGACAATCCTTTACTTAAAGAATCTTTAAACCCTAAACACGTTAAAAATCGTCTTCTTGGACATTGGGGATCTAGTCCGGGGTTAAGTTTTGTTTACGTTCATTTGAATCGCCTTATTAACAAATATGATCTTAATATGATCTATTTAGCCGGACCTGGACATGGTGCGCCGGGTATTCTTGGGCCTATTTATTTGGAAGGAACTTACTCAGAAATTTACCCCGATAAAAGTCTTGATGAGGAAGGAATGCGGAAATTTTTTAAACAGTTTTCTTTTCCCGGTCATATTGGTAGTCATGTTACTCCTGAAACTCCCGGTTCTATTCATGAAGGAGGAGAGTTAGGTTACAGTTTATCTCATGGCTACGGGTCTATTTTAGATAATCCAGACTTAATTTCTGTGGTAATGGTGGGAGATGGAGAGTCAGAAACAGGCCCTCTCGCTACTTCTTGGCATTCTAACAAGTTTATTAACCCAATTCGAGATGGTGCAGTTTTACCTATTTTGCATTTAAACGGCTATAAAATTGCAAATCCGACTATTCTTTCTCGTATTTCCCATGAGGAACTAGAAGCACTTTTTGTGGGTTATGGGTATGAGCCTCATTTCGTAGAAGGGGATGATCCCATGGAAATGCACCAGAAAATGGCTTTTACTCTTGAAAAGTGTATTAATAAAATTAAGGCGATTCAAATTGAAGCTCGTAGTAGTGGTACTCCTAAACGTCCTCGTTGGCCGATGATTGTTTTCCGTTCACCGAAAGGTTGGACTGGTCCTAAATATGTCGATGGAAAGAAAATGGAAGGTTTCTGGCGATCGCATCAAGTCCCGATGGGAGAAATGCACAGTAACGCTGATCATCTAAAACTTTTAGAAGAATGGATGAAAAGCTATAAACCTGAAGAATTATTCGATAAACATGGTCGTTTAATGCCTGAATTACAAGAATTAGCACCGAAAGGCGATCGACGCATGAGTGCAAATCCAATTACGAATGGTGGTTTACTTAGAAAAGATCTCAATTTACCTGATTTTCGTGATCCTATCTATGCGGTAGAAATTCCTGCTCCCGGTGCAGTAGAAGTGGAAAACACAAAAATTATGGGAATATTTTTGCGAGATGTCATGAGGAATAATATGCACAGTTTCCGCATTTTTGGCCCTGACGAAACAGCTTCTAATCGTCTCAATCCCGTTTACGAAGTCTCTAAAAAAGTCTGGATGGCAGACTATTTACCCGAAGATGAAGATGGTGGCGAATTATCTCCTGATGGTCGTGTTATGGAAATGTTAAGCGAACACACCTTAGAGGGATGGTTAGAAACTTATCTTTTAACAGGCAGACATGGTTTATTCCATACTTACGAAGCCTTTGCCCATGTGATAGATTCTATGTTCAACCAACACGCAAAATGGCTTGATATTTGCAAAAATCATGTACCTTGGCGTGCGCCCGTTTCTTCTTTAAATATTCTTTTATCTTCTACGGTATGGAGACAGGATCACAACGGTTTTTCCCATCAAGATCCGGGTTTTGTTGATTTGGTAACAAACAAAAGTGCTGATGTTACTCGTGTTTATTTTCCTCCTGATGCAAACTGTTTATTAAGTGTTATTGATCACTGTTTACGCAGTAAGGATTATGTAAACGTCATCGTGGCGGATAAACAAAAACACCTACAATATCTAACTATTGATGAGGCGGTGAAACACTGTACCAAAGGTATCGGTATTTGGGAATGGGCTAGTAATGACGATATGAATGGGATACCTGATGAACCTGATGTTATTATGGCTTCTTGTGGAGATGTTCCCACGAAAGAATCTTTGGCGGCAACTCAAATTTTACGGCTGGAATATCCAGATTTGAAAGTACGTTTTATCAATGTGGTAGATATTTTTAAGTTACAGGAAGATACTGAACACCCTCATGGTTTATCTCGCAGGGATTTTAGCACTTTATTTACTGAAGACAAACCTATTATTTTCAATTTTCATGGTTATCCTTGGTTAATCCACAAATTAGCTTATCGTCATATTAGTCGCGATCGACTTCACGTTAGAGGTTATAAAGAGGAAGGTAATATTAACACTCCCCTCGAATTAGCTATCAAAAATCAGATCGATCGATTTAATCTTGTAATTGATGTGATCGATCGAGTTCCGAAACTTGGTTCTCGTGCCGCATACTTAAAAGAACGTATGAAAAACGAGATTATTGATAATCTAAACTATGCTCATACTCACGGTATTGACAAACCTGAAATGAATAACTGGAAGTGGCAAGGATAG
- a CDS encoding RidA family protein, with protein MIKKVIYTKNAPSPVGPYSQAIAVQGELIFIAGQIPLNPETGEIVGQGDITAQTTQVMKNIEAILTEAGVNWSNVVKTGVFLKDLTDFVPMNEVYGQYFTENPPARACVEVSRLPKDVLVEIECIAVK; from the coding sequence ATGATCAAAAAAGTTATTTATACTAAAAATGCACCCTCTCCCGTAGGCCCTTATAGTCAGGCGATCGCAGTACAAGGAGAATTAATCTTCATAGCGGGACAAATCCCCTTAAATCCCGAAACAGGAGAAATCGTCGGGCAAGGTGATATTACTGCTCAAACAACCCAAGTAATGAAGAACATTGAAGCAATTTTGACAGAAGCAGGAGTTAATTGGTCAAATGTCGTCAAAACAGGAGTTTTTTTGAAAGATTTGACAGATTTTGTTCCGATGAATGAAGTTTACGGTCAATATTTTACAGAAAATCCTCCAGCCCGAGCCTGTGTTGAAGTCTCTCGTTTACCCAAAGATGTGTTAGTGGAAATCGAATGTATTGCCGTTAAATAG
- a CDS encoding HAD family hydrolase, translating into MKNSQKYILLISIHGLIRVKDLELGKDADTGGQTKYVLELAEALASREEIGKVDLMTKLLIDSQVSSDYSQTVEPIKEKAQIIRISAGNDDYIPKEELWDYLDNFADNAIEYLKSQERLPDVIHTHYADAGYVGVRLSHQLGIPLIHTGHSLGRSKRKRLLASGVKKDVIEQRYNMIRRINAEEETLSSAQRVITSTSQEINEQYAQYDYYEPQQMRVIPPGTDVEKFYPPEGNEWDSNVFKTIDRFLTDPDKPIILALSRLDQRKNIQTLIEAFGQNSQLQEEANLVIFAGTRDDVKDMDSGLQEIFTDLLLTIDRYDLYGKVAYPKTITLEDIQIMYRLAALSGGVFVNPALTEPFGLTLIEAAASGLPIVATKDGGPIDIIKNCQNGYLIDPLDPQDIGDKILKVLGEQQKWRTLAQTGITKVKEYYTWASHVETYLKVLQPIIDKSEPLVRMSSQRRPSVYHNGAIVSSIDQNLLGDRESLQELMNIIQEKRKNISFCIATGRRLDSALKVLREQDIPQPDVLITSMGTEIYYSQDLIRDTAWTNHINYLWNRQGIVTLLSELPGLTLQPKAQQSIYKISYFYDPSIALRIEDIKSILHQNEQTVNVIFSFGQFLDIIPIRASKGYAVRWFSTQWDIPLNRILTAGGSGGDEDMMLGNTLSVVVANRHQEELSNLSEVEPIYFADRQFAAGIIDGLNHYDFFSLCE; encoded by the coding sequence ATGAAAAATTCACAAAAATATATCTTACTCATTAGTATTCACGGTCTAATTAGAGTAAAAGATTTAGAATTAGGGAAGGATGCAGATACTGGTGGTCAAACAAAGTATGTTTTAGAGTTAGCAGAAGCATTGGCTTCTCGTGAGGAGATTGGGAAAGTTGATTTAATGACAAAACTGTTAATCGATTCTCAAGTTAGCAGTGATTATAGTCAAACTGTTGAACCTATTAAGGAAAAAGCTCAGATTATCCGTATTAGTGCAGGAAATGATGATTACATCCCCAAAGAAGAATTATGGGATTATTTAGATAATTTTGCGGATAATGCGATCGAGTATTTAAAAAGTCAAGAAAGATTACCTGATGTTATTCATACCCATTATGCCGATGCTGGTTATGTAGGGGTAAGGTTATCCCATCAATTAGGAATACCTTTGATACATACAGGACACTCTTTAGGACGCAGTAAGCGCAAAAGGCTTTTGGCTAGTGGGGTGAAAAAAGATGTTATTGAACAACGCTATAACATGATTCGTCGTATTAATGCAGAAGAAGAAACTCTTAGTTCAGCCCAAAGGGTTATCACTAGCACTTCTCAGGAGATAAATGAGCAGTATGCCCAATATGACTATTATGAACCGCAACAAATGCGCGTCATTCCTCCTGGTACAGATGTAGAAAAATTTTATCCTCCAGAGGGTAATGAATGGGATAGTAATGTTTTTAAGACAATCGATCGATTTTTAACAGATCCTGATAAGCCTATTATATTAGCCCTTTCACGGTTAGATCAAAGAAAAAATATTCAAACTCTCATAGAAGCCTTTGGACAAAATTCCCAATTACAAGAAGAAGCAAATTTAGTTATTTTTGCCGGTACAAGGGATGATGTAAAAGATATGGACAGTGGTTTACAGGAAATTTTTACAGATTTACTATTAACCATCGATCGATATGATTTATATGGTAAGGTAGCCTATCCTAAAACTATCACCTTAGAGGATATTCAGATAATGTATCGTTTAGCCGCACTTTCTGGAGGTGTGTTCGTGAATCCTGCCTTAACGGAACCTTTTGGCTTAACATTGATTGAAGCCGCCGCTAGTGGTTTACCTATTGTAGCGACAAAAGATGGAGGACCGATCGATATAATTAAAAACTGTCAGAATGGTTATTTAATTGATCCTCTTGATCCTCAAGACATCGGTGATAAAATCTTAAAAGTACTGGGAGAACAACAAAAATGGCGAACTTTAGCCCAAACTGGTATCACAAAGGTGAAAGAATATTATACTTGGGCTTCTCATGTCGAAACTTATCTCAAAGTCTTACAACCTATCATTGATAAAAGTGAACCTTTAGTCCGAATGTCTTCCCAACGGAGACCTAGCGTTTATCATAATGGAGCGATCGTGTCTAGTATAGATCAGAATTTACTCGGCGATCGAGAGTCCTTACAAGAATTAATGAATATTATTCAGGAAAAACGCAAAAACATTAGTTTCTGTATCGCTACTGGAAGAAGACTCGATTCTGCATTAAAAGTGTTAAGAGAACAAGATATACCTCAACCTGATGTCTTAATAACTAGCATGGGTACAGAAATTTACTATTCTCAAGATCTTATCAGAGATACAGCTTGGACAAACCATATTAATTACCTTTGGAATCGTCAAGGAATCGTCACTCTGTTATCAGAATTACCCGGATTAACTTTGCAACCAAAAGCACAACAAAGCATATATAAAATTAGCTACTTTTATGATCCTAGCATCGCCCTTAGAATAGAAGATATTAAAAGTATTTTACATCAAAATGAGCAAACAGTGAATGTAATCTTTTCTTTTGGACAATTTTTAGATATTATACCTATTAGAGCATCTAAAGGCTATGCGGTACGATGGTTTTCCACTCAATGGGATATACCTTTAAATCGCATCCTCACGGCTGGTGGTTCAGGAGGAGACGAAGACATGATGTTAGGTAATACTTTGTCCGTAGTTGTGGCTAATCGTCATCAGGAGGAACTTTCTAACCTCAGTGAAGTAGAACCGATATACTTTGCCGATCGACAATTTGCAGCCGGTATTATTGACGGGTTGAATCACTATGACTTTTTTTCCCTCTGTGAATAA
- a CDS encoding Uma2 family endonuclease gives MSSPLTIHFDSFKLTDNQFYQLCQDNLDLRFEKNAYGDIVIMPPTGGLTSNKNLKIIQQLANWTDKNGKGIAFDSSGGFKLPNGAIRSPDASWLTLEKWHNLTLEERERFIPLCPDFIIELRSKNDDLKLLQDKMKEYIDNGSKLGWLINPQDKKVEIYREDNTREILDHPLTLSGENILPNFVLKLETIW, from the coding sequence ATGTCCTCCCCTTTAACAATTCATTTTGATTCTTTTAAATTAACCGATAATCAGTTTTATCAATTGTGTCAAGATAACCTTGATTTACGCTTTGAAAAAAATGCCTATGGAGATATTGTAATTATGCCACCCACTGGAGGATTAACTAGCAATAAAAATCTTAAAATTATTCAACAATTAGCTAATTGGACGGATAAAAATGGCAAGGGAATTGCTTTTGATTCTTCAGGAGGTTTTAAACTACCAAATGGGGCGATTCGATCGCCTGATGCTAGTTGGTTAACCTTAGAAAAATGGCATAATTTAACTTTAGAAGAAAGAGAGAGATTTATTCCCTTATGTCCTGATTTTATCATTGAGTTACGATCGAAAAATGATGATTTAAAACTCTTACAAGACAAGATGAAAGAATATATTGATAACGGTTCTAAATTAGGGTGGTTAATCAATCCTCAAGATAAAAAAGTAGAGATTTATCGAGAAGATAACACCAGAGAAATATTAGATCATCCTCTTACTTTATCAGGAGAAAATATCTTACCTAATTTTGTACTTAAATTAGAGACTATTTGGTAA